The Candidatus Methylomirabilota bacterium genomic interval AATGGGTGGTGTTCCGGTCCTCCGGCCAGCCCACCCCCGGCCCATATTCCCTAGCCGTCCCATTTCGATGGTCGGTGATCGTTCCTTGCAGTATGTAGACGGTGCCTGGCCGGCCTCTGTGGTCGTGAATCGGGCCAAAGACGCCGCCAGGCTCGATGGTCACCATACGCATTCGAAGCTGGCGCCCGGCCATGCCCTCGATCTCAGGGCCCAGGTCGACCGTTGCCAGCAACTGCACCGTCACACCCTTCGTCACCGGTGCCGCCCCTTCGTTACTCATCTCCGCCTCCTCTCGGCTTCCAGGCCTGCCGTCCGCTGTC includes:
- a CDS encoding cupin domain-containing protein; this encodes MSNEGAAPVTKGVTVQLLATVDLGPEIEGMAGRQLRMRMVTIEPGGVFGPIHDHRGRPGTVYILQGTITDHRNGTAREYGPGVGWPEDRNTTHWLENRGTIPAVEISVDVVRQE